One genomic segment of Panicum virgatum strain AP13 chromosome 2N, P.virgatum_v5, whole genome shotgun sequence includes these proteins:
- the LOC120662526 gene encoding uncharacterized protein LOC120662526, protein MSIQEDNVTTGDQVNLLKRNSDDVGWEYGVLVDAKNKDKVRCKFCNHQSQRGIHRLKEHVANVGKNAKKCRKSTQEAKDKCLKSLEDAKRKREERTVCELELREAVEVSRVGGGDDEVVCVGSSQSQPKKLGPIDKWTRSIDPKSSTAESFKQQQLNKELWKERTREVHKYIARWVYTHAIPFYACDNDEFKQMCEAIGQFGAGFEPPSQRDLRESLLDEEYARTKSLLQEREAEKTKSGCSIMTDAWSDRKRRSIMNLCSNCVDGSSFISSKEMSDVSHTSEVIFELVDKAIEENGPGDVVQVVTDNASNNMGEKKLLLEKRPRIFWTSCATQTINLMLQGVGNISRFKKVIDRAKAFTIFIYGHTRTLDCMRHFTEGREIIRPGVTRFASAFLTLGSILEKKDQLKNMVISSRWESIRECQSKKGKNAYATIMHPNFWKDVKMCLNVFEPLVKVLRLVDGDVKPSMGFLFGELIKAKREIKQAYGNDESCYKDVIAIVDKKMNGRLDSPLHLAAYLLNPYYSYANQSIFDDGTVTVGFINCVETFYNDDDEMQDQAVNVELKKFQSREGNFSKKLAKTCQNFDYNPASWWRLYGTDTPTLQKMAIRILSLTSSSSACERNWITFEAIHTKRRNRLTTARLNKLVFIQFNSKMMSKRQKIKSKKISDVLLSTDSSEAQGFLYVDGDDCAANVYRDEDEEDVMPSTGIQWSVISDAMGAEEQLELRKSARIRHIYEGEEFESEVEEFEEDVDEEMDDY, encoded by the exons ATGTCAATCCAGGAGGACAATGTGACCACAGGGGATCAAGTGAATCTTCTGAAACGAAATTCAGATGATGTGGGATGGGAATATGGGGTTCTAGTTGATGCCAAGAACAAGGACAAGGTGAGGTGCAAATTTTGTAATCATCAGAGCCAACGAGGGATTCATCGGTTGAAGGAACATGTGGCCAATGTTGGTAAAAATGCAAAGAAATGTAGAAAGAGCACACAAGAAGCTAAAGACAAGTGCCTAAAATCACTAGAGGATGCAAAAAGGAAGAGGGAGGAAAGGACTGTCTGTGAGCTAGAGCTTAGAGAAGCAGTGGAGGTTTCTCGGGTTGGAGGAGGGGATGATGAAGTAGTTTGTGTCGGAAGCTCACAGTCACAGCCTAAGAAATTAGGACCTATTGATAAGTGGACACGCTCTATTGATCCTAAATCATCAACAGCTGAATCTTTCAAGCAACAACAGTTGAATAAGGAACTTTGGAAAGAAAGGACACGTGAGGTGCATAAATATATTGCAAGATGGGTCTATACACATG CCATACCATTTTATGCTTGTGACAATGATGAGTTCAAACAAATGTGTGAGGCAATTGGTCAGTTTGGTGCTGGATTTGAACCTCCTTCTCAGCGTGATCTACGAGAGAGTTTGCTAGATGAAGAATATGCAAGAACCAAGAGTTTGCTACAAGAACGTGAAGCTGAAAAGACGAAGAGTGGGTGCTCTATCATGACCGATGCTTGGTCAGATAGGAAGAGGAGAAGCATAATGAACTTGTGCTCAAATTGTGTGGATGGATCAAGTTTCATCAGCTCGAAGGAGATGTCAGATGTGTCACACACAAGTGAAGTCATTTTTGAACTAGTGGACAAAGCAATTGAAGAAAATGGTCCAGGTGATGTAGTTCAAGTAGTGACAGATAATGCTTCTAATAATATGGGAGAAAAGAAACTTTTGCTTGAGAAGAGACCACGCATCTTTTGGACCTCTTGTGCAACTCAAACTATCAACCTGATGCTCCAAGGAGTTGGCAATATCTCAAGGTTCAAGAAGGTAATTGACCGAGCAAAGGCATTCACCATATTCATCTATGGGCACACAAGAACATTGGACTGCATGAGACACTTCACGGAAGGAAGAGAGATCATAAGGCCAGGAGTCACTAGGTTTGCTTCAGCCTTTCTCACTTTGGGAAGCATTCTAGAGAAGAAGGATCAGCTAAAAAATATGGTGATTAGTAGTAGGTGGGAGTCAATTAGAGAGTGCCAATCAAAGAAAGGAAAGAATGCATACGCAACTATCATGCATCCAAACTTCTGGAAAGATGTAAAGATGTGTTTGAATGTTTTTGAGCCATTGGTCAAAGTTTTGCGTTTGGTTGATGGGGATGTGAAGCCATCCATGGGTTTCCTGTTTGGAGAACTAATCAAGGCAAAGAGAGAGATCAAGCAGGCATATGGCAATGATGAGTCCTGCTACAAGGATGTCATTGCTATTGTTGACAAGAAAATGAATGGGCGACTTGATTCTCCATTGCATTTGGCTGCATACTTACTGAATCCATACTACAGCTATGCAAATCAATCAATATTTGATGATGGCACAGTAACTGTAGGCTTTATCAACTGTGTGGAGACCTTTTATAACGATGATGATGAGATGCAAGATCAGGCTGTAAAtgttgaattaaaaaaatttcagagTAGAGAAGGGAACTTTAGTAAGAAGCTTGCAAAGACTTGTCAGAACTTTGACTATAATCCAG CATCTTGGTGGAGACTGTATGGAACTGATACACCAACTTTACAAAAGATGGCTATAAGGATCCTTTCATTGACATCAAGCTCATCTGCTTGTGAAAGAAATTGGATCACATTCGAAGCG ATACACACTAAGAGGAGAAATAGGCTTACTACAGCCCGCCTCAACAAATTAGTTTTCATACAATTCAACTCCAAGATGATGAGTAAGAGACAGAAGATTAAGTCCAAGAAAATTAGTGATGTTCTCCTATCTACTGATTCTTCTGAAGCTCAAGGTTTTCTGTATGTGGATGGAGATGATTGTGCCGCAAATGTCTATAgggatgaggatgaggaggatgTGATGCCCAGTACTGGGATACAGTGGTCTGTTATCTCAGATGCAATGGGAGCAGAAGAACAACTTGAGCTACGTAAAAGTGCAAGAATAAGACATATTTACGAAGGAGAGGAATTTGAGTCTGAAGTAGAGGAGTTTGAGGAAGATGTTGATGAAGAAATGGATGACTACTGA